The following DNA comes from Halorhabdus tiamatea SARL4B.
TTCGAACCGTCGAGCCGGGCGAGGCCGTCGAACACGTCGAGACCTGGACACTGGCCAAGGGGGTCCCGAGGGGCGACCGACATCTCGCTCGACGCCATCTGAGCCGACCCGCCGACAGGCAGCCGCCGATCCTCACGGTGGGATAGGAACGCCGCTCTGTCAGTCCGTATCGACGGTGATGGCCCCGAGCCCGGCGTCGGTCACCCCAACGTCGAAGCCGTCGATTGGATTCGATCCGACGATCCACTCCGTTCCGGCTGGAAGGTCCACTGACACCGGCGATCCGGTGAAGTTTGTCACCCAGACGTATCCGTCGCGTTCGGCCACGGCCACGCCGTCGGGAAGCACTGGTGTCCGTTCGACGTCCGCCCGCACGAGCAACGACTCGACCAGCGCGTCGGCCAGGTCAGCGCCGGGCCAGACGCCACTCCAGATCGCCGATCCCGCCCCCTGCTCATTCTCGACGATGGCGGGCGTCCCGTCGACTGCCCCGGTGTGCTCGCCACGAACCGTGGCCCCGTCAGGATCGAACCGCTCGGCCCACGTCCGGTAGTCGTAGGTATCGCCGTCGTAGGTGACACGCGTCTCGAAGTCGGCGGGGAGCGTCTCGTGGCGGTCGACGGTCGCCCCGAGGAGATCGGCCAGCGGCCCAGGCTGGGGGGCGTCAGGGAGCTTGTTGTACGGGTCCTTCTCGCCGGTCCGGATCCCACACAAGAGGTGGCCGCCCTCGGCGACGTAGGACTCCAGGCGGTCGGCAAGATCGTCGGCCACAAGATGCAGCGACGGGGCGACGACGGCCGCGTATCCCGAGGGATCCCGATCAGGAGGGATCACATCGACCTGAACGCCCCGGCGGCGCAGCGCCCGGTAATACGTCCCGACGTGGTCCCAGTAGTCGAAGTCGGGCGAATGCGGCTGGATCGAGGTCGCCCAGAGATCGTCGTAGCGGTGTAAGAGAGCCACCGGCGCATCGACTGGTTCGAGATCAAACAACTCCTCAGCGGCCCGGCTCGCATCGGCATGGCCGCGATCCGGTGAGCCGTCTTGCTTCCGGAGGCCAGCGTGATACTGCTCCTGGCCCTCCCGACATCGCCGCCAGCGGAAGTACATGACGGCGTCGCCACCGTGGGCGACCGCGTGGTGGGCCCAGAGCCGCATCGCTCCCTCGGCGGGTTGAGGAGAGTGGGGCGGCCAGTTGATGTCGCCCGGCTGCTGTTCCATCACCCAGAACGGCTTGCCGAGCGCGCCCCGATAGAGGTCGTGGCTCAGCCCCACCTGTCGGGGGTCGCCCGCCCGGTATTCGTCGACGGTCGGGTTCTCCTTCGCCTGCACACTTCCGGTCGGGTAGGAGTCCCAGGAAACCAGATCGAGGTCCTCGGCCACGTCGAAGGCGTCCAGATCGGGGAACTGCCCCATGAAGTTGTGCGTCACGAACCACTCGTCATTGTGCTCCCGGAGGATGTCAGCTTGCAAGCGGTTGTAGGCGACGACGCTGTCGCTCGCGAATCGATGGTAT
Coding sequences within:
- a CDS encoding beta-galactosidase produces the protein MSIGVCYFPEHWPRDRWEEDVQEMADAGLEYVRMGEFAWSRIEPQRGEFDLEWLEAAVDLVGEYGMQAVLCTPTATPPKWLVDERPEILQEEADGTVRDYGSRRHYCFNSPAYREETRRIVSKLANHFADNPYVTGWQTDNEFGCHGTVRCYCDDCATEFRDWLRDRYDSINDLNETWGTTFWSQHLTGFHEIDPPRETPAGHHPSRLLEYHRFASDSVVAYNRLQADILREHNDEWFVTHNFMGQFPDLDAFDVAEDLDLVSWDSYPTGSVQAKENPTVDEYRAGDPRQVGLSHDLYRGALGKPFWVMEQQPGDINWPPHSPQPAEGAMRLWAHHAVAHGGDAVMYFRWRRCREGQEQYHAGLRKQDGSPDRGHADASRAAEELFDLEPVDAPVALLHRYDDLWATSIQPHSPDFDYWDHVGTYYRALRRRGVQVDVIPPDRDPSGYAAVVAPSLHLVADDLADRLESYVAEGGHLLCGIRTGEKDPYNKLPDAPQPGPLADLLGATVDRHETLPADFETRVTYDGDTYDYRTWAERFDPDGATVRGEHTGAVDGTPAIVENEQGAGSAIWSGVWPGADLADALVESLLVRADVERTPVLPDGVAVAERDGYVWVTNFTGSPVSVDLPAGTEWIVGSNPIDGFDVGVTDAGLGAITVDTD